From the genome of Sphingobacterium sp. UGAL515B_05:
GGTGAGGTATTGCTCGATCTCAAAGGCGGAAAATGGAAGGGATGCTTTCATGTACCTCGTGCCTTATGGAAGGTATATGAGGTGTTTGAAAAAGCAAAAATAATCGTGTAACTTAACTGGTATGGATGCTCTCAATGGAATAAATGCGTTGACCTTAGTTTTCGCAGCGATATTGATCTTTGCGATCGCGTATCGTTTTTATGGCTTGTTTCTAGCAAATAAGCTGCTCAGGTTGAATGGAAGTCGCCAGACACCGGCGGTGGAGTTTGCTGATGGCCATGATTATGTGAAAACCGATAAAAAAGTGTTGTTTGGCCATCATTTCGCAGCGATAGCTGCGGCAGGACCACTAGTTGGTCCAGTTCTCGCGGCACAGTTTGGTTATCTGCCGGGCGCTCTGTGGATATTAATTGGTTGTGTATTAGGTGGCGGTGTGCACGATATGGTCGTGCTTTTCGCTTCTGTACGACATAAAGGAGAAAGTTTGGCAACCATTGCCTCCAAGGAGGTCAGTAAACCTATTGGCACTATTGCTGGTATCGCCGTACTTTTCATTCTGATCCTAACGTTGGCTGGACTATCGCTGGCCTGTATCAGTGCAATGCACGAGGCACCATGGTCTTTATTTACGATTGTACTGACAATGCCCATTGCTATTTTAATGGGCTTGATGATGCGCTATCGGGAGGGCTCGGTGACCTTGGCGAGTATCATTGGTGGTATCTTGCTTATTGCAGGTATTATAGCCGGTCATCACCTGATGCAGGTTCCAACTTTTCACGCACTTTTCAACTGGGATGTGAAAACGATCTCTATCGGTATTACTGTATATGGTTTCTTCGCTTCAGTATTGCCCATCTGGCTATTATTGGTTCCGAGAGATTACCTGTCGACCTATCTCAAAATAGGTACAATTATTATGCTGACGGTAGGAATATTTTTTGTTGCACCAACAATTCAGATGCCCGCCTTGACCTCATTTATCCATGGTGGCGGACCTGTAATTTCAGGACCTGTCTTGCCCTTTATCTTTATTGTGATTGCCTGTGGAGCCATATCAGGGTTCCACGCTATTATCGCAACCGGGACGACGCCCAAAATGATCGGTAATGAACGTGAGATCTTGTTTGTGGGGTATGGCGCCATGCTTGTTGAGGGCTTTGTTGCCTTGATGGCCTTGATTGCAGCTTGTACGTTGATGCCTGGTGATTATTTTGCAATCAATACGCCGGTAGCCGATTATGCACAGTTTCTAACGCAGCACCCCCATCTTTCAGCTGTGGATTTACCACATTTTATAGACAGAATAGGTGTAGATCTGCACGGTAGGACGGGCGGGGCAGTGTCGTTGGCTGTAGGGATGGCTCATATCTTCGATAAGGTTCCTTTTATGAACGATATAATGGCCTATTGGTATAATTTTGCTATCATGTTTGAAGCTGTTTTTATTCTTACAGCGATTGATGCAGGTACCAGGGTGGGACGTTTTTTTCTACAGGAAATGCTTGGAACTGTTTTTCCTAAATTTAGCGATAAAAACTGGAAACCAGGTGTATGGATTTGCAGTGCCCTGTTTACGTTTTCCTGGGGATATTTGGTTTATACCGGTAACGTAAGTAGCATTTGGCCATTATTTGGTATTAGCAATCAGCTCTTGGCAGCCTGTGGTCTGATTGTATGTACAACGATGCTCATCCGGATGAATAGACGAAAATATGTCTTGTTTGCAGCCGTTCCCGGTGTCTTTATGGCCGTGATTACATTTTGGGCCGGCTATCTTCAGGTGGTACAAGGATATGTGCCTAAAGGACAGTACCTACTGGCGGGCTTGGCCGTAGCAGCGATGTCATTGATGGCGATTGTATTTATCGGAACGTTTAAGAAGTGGATATACCTTGCACAAAGGAAAGAGCAGGTGAAAGATCAATATGGAGAGGTTGTGAAGGAGATTGTAGAAAGATAAAGTAGCGTGGATTTCAGTGAAATCCACGCCTTATGTCTTAATCGATAATAGAAAGCAGACGGTCCCGAATGAGAAGGCAAGCTCCAAAGGCCGCAAGTTTTTCCCCATTATTTGAATAAGCAAGTTTGGTGTCCTTGTTGACAATGGATAATGAAAACTTATTGACTGCATTTTTCAGCGGTAACATCAGGTATTCCTCACTCTTGGCTAAAATACCACCTACGATGATGATTTCTGGATTGAAAATATTGATCAATGTAGCAAGTCCACGACCTAATTTTTCCCCAAGTTCATTGATCAACTCAATAGCGAGATTGTCATCTTTTTTTGCAGCAGCGATAATATCGCTGAGCCGGATATCTTCCAGATCATTGAATTTTTTTGTTAGGATGCTCGTTGCGCCATTTTGCAGTGCTGCTATTACACGGTTTCTAAGTGCAAAACCAGATGCTTCCGTTTCGAGGCAACCCTTTTTTCCGCAGCGACAGATGATATCGTTGTCAAAAATGGGAATATGTCCAAATTCACCCGAGAAACCCGATTTCCCATAATAGATCTTTCCGTTGATTAAAATACCCAATCCGATACCGTTGTCTACATTGACAAAGAGTGCATCTTTCTCGTCTTTTAAAATTCCGCTGGAAAATTCGCCATAAGCAAGCGCCTTACTATCGTTTTCAAGATAGGTGCGCAATTGCAGCTCCTGTTCGAAATATTTCGATAAAGGATCTTCATAAAAATTAAAATAACTGTAGGAATAACCTGTTCGATAGTTGATACGACCAGAAAGATTGATACCTACACCCAATATTTTATCCTTTTGAATCTGATGTGTGGCAATAAACTGATTGATCTCCCGGCATATATTCTGGAGTGATTCCTGATTATTCTCCAAACGATGTGGAATTTCCTCCTGGCTGGCAATAATGTCTTTTTTCATATTCATGACCACGATACTGAGATGATCATGGCTTACCTGAACACCGACAAAAAATGCTGCATTTGGAAGTAGACCGTAGGAATTCGGTTTTCTGCCAATTCCCGAAGTCGATTTTCCATTGTCCTGAACCAATGCGTCTTCGATGAGTTCATTGATGCATTCGTTAATCTTGGGAATGCTAATGTTGAATTCCTTGCTTAATTCAGGAATTGTCGAAGGACCTTTGGTCGCAAAAAAGGTTAAAATTTCCTTTTTAAGTAAAATGTTTTTATACGCTACACCGCTATAGCTCGCATCATGTAAGTCACTCAAAAATTTTATACCCATAACTTTGTTACGTTAACTTCAGGGTAAATATAGTAAATATCTCATCATCGCAAATTAAGTTTATGTTTTTTCTTCTTTAGTCTGTTTGAATTAATAAAAAAAATTAGAAATAATTTGAATATTTAAAATTTTATTTCTTATTTAGTGTTGTATAAATAATATACCTAATAATTGTAAACCAAAATACGTTGCCTTGTCCGTGTCAGAACGTTGCGTGTTTTATCCAATGGAAAACGTCTGATCATGGTGTAGGTAACCGAGTGACCATAAATACTATTTTTTAACATAACACTATTTTTTCATTCCTAAATTATGAAACCAACACATGTAAAACGCAGGTATCTTTTTAAGGCATTGGGATTACTTATTGTTTTTATGCAATCCGCAATAAGCTTTGCTCAATCCATTGTAAATGGTACCATACGAAATCGCGATGAACAGCCTATTGCTGGGGCGACGGTTAAAGTAGTGGGGACTTCTGTAACAACACGTACGGATCAAAAAGGGAGTTTTACCGTGCAGGTAGACCGACT
Proteins encoded in this window:
- a CDS encoding carbon starvation protein A, with translation MDALNGINALTLVFAAILIFAIAYRFYGLFLANKLLRLNGSRQTPAVEFADGHDYVKTDKKVLFGHHFAAIAAAGPLVGPVLAAQFGYLPGALWILIGCVLGGGVHDMVVLFASVRHKGESLATIASKEVSKPIGTIAGIAVLFILILTLAGLSLACISAMHEAPWSLFTIVLTMPIAILMGLMMRYREGSVTLASIIGGILLIAGIIAGHHLMQVPTFHALFNWDVKTISIGITVYGFFASVLPIWLLLVPRDYLSTYLKIGTIIMLTVGIFFVAPTIQMPALTSFIHGGGPVISGPVLPFIFIVIACGAISGFHAIIATGTTPKMIGNEREILFVGYGAMLVEGFVALMALIAACTLMPGDYFAINTPVADYAQFLTQHPHLSAVDLPHFIDRIGVDLHGRTGGAVSLAVGMAHIFDKVPFMNDIMAYWYNFAIMFEAVFILTAIDAGTRVGRFFLQEMLGTVFPKFSDKNWKPGVWICSALFTFSWGYLVYTGNVSSIWPLFGISNQLLAACGLIVCTTMLIRMNRRKYVLFAAVPGVFMAVITFWAGYLQVVQGYVPKGQYLLAGLAVAAMSLMAIVFIGTFKKWIYLAQRKEQVKDQYGEVVKEIVER
- a CDS encoding ROK family protein, yielding MGIKFLSDLHDASYSGVAYKNILLKKEILTFFATKGPSTIPELSKEFNISIPKINECINELIEDALVQDNGKSTSGIGRKPNSYGLLPNAAFFVGVQVSHDHLSIVVMNMKKDIIASQEEIPHRLENNQESLQNICREINQFIATHQIQKDKILGVGINLSGRINYRTGYSYSYFNFYEDPLSKYFEQELQLRTYLENDSKALAYGEFSSGILKDEKDALFVNVDNGIGLGILINGKIYYGKSGFSGEFGHIPIFDNDIICRCGKKGCLETEASGFALRNRVIAALQNGATSILTKKFNDLEDIRLSDIIAAAKKDDNLAIELINELGEKLGRGLATLINIFNPEIIIVGGILAKSEEYLMLPLKNAVNKFSLSIVNKDTKLAYSNNGEKLAAFGACLLIRDRLLSIID